One Hypomesus transpacificus isolate Combined female chromosome 6, fHypTra1, whole genome shotgun sequence DNA segment encodes these proteins:
- the ankef1a gene encoding ankyrin repeat and EF-hand domain-containing protein 1a, producing MKSRVAEGRLQVLQIYKLLQHVHDGDKSRIETMVSMGVDQLINLTEPKQGMGVLHLASEANNTDMVSFLLSLGAHPNIQDRRGRTPVMLAAELGHIDMVTLLAESNADMSLVDSEGKGMLFYCMVPTKRHTRCMQVGLKGNADVNNVSLAGVPVFLLACEQAPECATMCLRMLESGADPNATNEATGRTALMEASRAGCIQLVRAILQRGGNPNALDRKNFHATHLAAMGGFFEVIQILSAYGADMGVMTLEGSTALHYAAYGGFTNCCRFLAQRGCNSKLKDQEGLLPRQVAKDNGHRAATKELKKAERLQGKYSKPGVSNPNPPWALTLHDWSYENETVLRNTFAEESGGIDSVSWETFISVLQGHHAPAELDELQTVLAAHDKRREGIISVNEFFKGLKYLQKPFVMTSYGPKKKKGGKGGGKKGKKKGKIIIPLPICTVPSELIHRRDDGGPPHFMIETHHLATDLSRFDRDHPPSHPIQDDSAWYMDEPDKVYINISYSVKTGDLESLDLAFSQGVPVDVKDRFYKTPLMTACSSGNYDVAHYLLSQGADVNACDQFRWTPLHHACHAGQLDVVELLLERGASVDAPALNGATPLMRAIESCRLCCVDFLIKAGADVAAENKKEQNCLAIARAYADIRIVDLIKAKIDTLPKPKDNKKAKTAKQPQKPKPATATEKSAETLNSVASHKLAKKEASMKETVVMHSSQITQGKLGKVDISFLPKTVRGKQLTSSQMLEKKERRRERFSYEVDFEDFLMPFSMNIQKKSLELSEVTN from the exons ATGAAGAGTCGAGTTGCAGAGGGTCGTCTGCAGGTGCTTCAGATCTACAAACTGCTACAGCACGTCCATGATGGAGACAAATCCCGGATAGAGACGATGGTGAGCATGGGGGTGGACCAGCTAATCAACCTGACTGAACCCAAGCAGGGCATGGGTGTTCTCCATCTGGCTTCAGAGGCCAACAACACAGACATGGTCAGCTTCCTGCTGTCCCTGGGCGCCCATCCCAACATCCAGGACAGGAGGGGTCGCACCCCTGTGATGCTCGCCGCAGAGCTGGGCCACATCGACATGGTGACCCTGCTGGCCGAAAGCAACGCTGACATGAGCCTGGTGGACTCGGAGGGGAAAG GCATGCTCTTCTACTGTATGGTCCCCACCAAGCGCCATACGCGCTGCATGCAGGTAGGCCTGAAAGGCAATGCTGATGTCAACAACGTGTCGCTGGCCGGGGTCCCAGTCTTCCTGCTGGCGTGTGAGCAGGCCCCAGAATGTGCCACTATGTGTCTCAGGATGCTGGAGAGTGGTGCTGACCCCAACGCAACCAATGAG GCAACGGGCCGGACAGCCCTGATGGAGGCCTCCCGAGCAGGGTGCATCCAGCTGGTGAGAGCCATCCTGCAGAGGGGAGGGAACCCCAACGCCCTGGACAGGAAGAACTTTCATGCCACACACCTCGCAGCCATGGGAGGCTTCTTCGAG GTGATCCAGATTCTGTCTGCTTATGGAGCAGATATGGGAGTGATGACCCTGGAGGGCAGTACTGCTCTGCACTACGCGGCCTACGGTGGCTTCACAAACTGCTGCCGGTTCCTGGCTCAGAGAG GTTGTAACTCCAAGCTGAAGGACCAGGAGGGTTTGTTGCCGCGCCAGGTTGCCAAGGACAATGGCCACAGGGCAGCCACAAAGGAGCTGAAGAAGGCAGAGAGGTTACAAGGGAAGTACTCCAAGCCTGGCGTGTCCAATCCGAACCCTCCCTGGGCCCTGACCCTCCACGATTGGTCCTACGAGAACGAGACCGTCCTTCGCAACACCTTCGCGGAGGAGTCAGGGGGAATCGATTCGGTTTCTTGGGAGACGTTCATCTCCGTGCTACAGGGCCACCACGCGCCGGCAGAACTCGACGAGCTCCAAACCGTCCTCGCGGCCCACgacaagaggagagaaggcATCATCAGCGTCAACGAGTTCTTCAAAGGCCTCAAGTACCTTCAGAAGCCCTTCGTCATGACCTCCTACGGCCCCAAGAAGAAaaaaggggggaaagggggagggaagaaagggaAGAAGAAAGGGAAGATCATCATTCCTCTTCCCATCTGCACTGTCCCCTCGGAGCTCATCCACCGGAGGGACGATGGCGGTCCACCTCACTTCATGATTGAGACCCACCACCTCGCCACCGACCTCAGCCGCTTCGACCGGGACCACCCTCCCAGCCACCCCATCCAGGACGACTCTGCCTGGTACATGGACGAGCCTGACAAGGTCTACATCAACATCAGCTACAGCGTAAAGACCGGAGACCTGGAGTCTCTAGACCTGGCCTTCAGTCAGGGGGTGCCTGTGGACGTGAAGGACCGCTTCTACAAGACCCCGCTCATGACCGCATGCTCCAGCGGCAACTATGACGTGGCTCACTACCTTCTCAGCCAGGG ggCTGATGTGAACGCCTGCGACCAGTTCCGCTGGACACCACTTCACCATGCCTGCCACGCCGGACAGTTGGACgtggtggagctgctgctggaaCGAGGGGCCTCGGTGGACGCCCCGGCGCTGAACGGAGCCACGCCCCTCATGAGGGCCATCGAGAGCTGCAGGCTCTGCTGCGTGGACTTCCTCATCAAGGCTGGGGCCGACGTTGCCGCGGAGAACAAGAAAG AACAAAATTGCCTGGCCATAGCTCGTGCCTATGCAGACATTCGGATTGTGGACTTGATTAAGGCTAAGATTGATACTCTGCCCAAACCCAAAGACAACAAGAAAGCCAAGACTGCAAAACAACCACAGAAACCCAAACCAGCTACCGCTACAGAAAAG AGCGCTGAAACGCTTAACTCAGTGGCATCCCACAAGCTGGCAAAGAAAGAAGCCTCCATGAAGGAAACCGTTGTCATGCACAGCTCCCAGATCACCCAGGGGAAACTAGGCAAAGTGGACATCAGCTTTTTGCCCAAAACG gtgaGGGGCAAGCAGCTCACCAGCAGCCAGAtgctggagaagaaggagaggaggagggagaggttcTCCTACGAGGTGGACTTTGAGGACTTCCTCATGCCCTTCAGCATGAACATCCAGAAGAAATCTCTGGAGCTGTCTGAGGTCACCAACTAG
- the emilin1a gene encoding EMILIN-1a isoform X1, whose amino-acid sequence METSFIYLSLLLTLPGVSWSLGSANPSRTSLHAGLSQSHASAQNGGRVASRHRNWCAYVVTRTISCVMEDGVETYVKPEYQRCAWGQCSRVTTYRTYRRPRYKVAYKMVTEMEWKCCHGYSGDDCSVGSTEVTAGRPQVTQTGYNTGSGQRGGERGGEGDNDKMRQLEEKIQRLTKDLHDMQSTMHGMNRRLHEDSSRSGVNGGRTPADAAQPHMKETITSIQTRLDQLYNRTQVHDQTLHNINNHLVNGNELDGVAKGGGGSQLDTLKEKILRELERRVSLSCSSCQAGVEDLRRQQEEDRDRIRALEKLLSSLDHHFRQSLEISRRETEKVQGCCSSLEDLGTRMGILEVKVSATAEGCDVIKGRLDKELFGGGGGGGGGGGGRGKPTEERLNGRLRELEKRLNNTMRKTEQKCANTGNNMKENLQREVTQIRNTVFGGMDDHSFKIGKIELDLSVLGDTVTDHSRRLSHLENVTTVMDRKLTSTTNLCTESCGPGGKGSKTDDTVKTLEWMVIANKDDIQKFDTKLHDLSVTGDSLLDRVMDLTQDVRRIKDVTGEDGERFNRIVTEVETLGRGLDDCSVCSSVEGDLRSFTNATNSALKRWGVELTDLRRRVDSDETACSQVCSNLQEEVGRLRDDVEECTGQCKNGLTDLREHLEGHSVYNGRLGGDLKSLQGELSGVMVTFSSINNTLKGLGRTVQRHGKTLTDLSNDKDNIISEVEKVQRDLKEHIENSRGRFGSLGKEIQLITSNYVTEVGECRRAGEGLDKRLSKMEGMCGRLDSVSDSLQKIKEGLSRHVTGLWNCVNGLNATVLTHGDAIENIQNVQLENVHENIHRLNSSVVNMLEEFYSFREQDFEGPPGLPGPQGERGFPGPKGPQGREGPPGKQGKAGPVGPPGLRGEEGSAGSDARVPRLSFSAALTRPMGNAGTIVFNKAFVNEKDVYNPRTGYFTAPVSGKYFFSATLTGHKNVKIEAVLSKSNYGMARADSAGYQPEGLEKPMAEARLTPGALAVFNIILPMNVGDTVCIDLVTGKLAHSVEPLTIFSGMLLYETV is encoded by the exons ATGGAGACGTCATTTATATACCTGTCGCTTTTATTGACACTACCTGGAGTAAGTTGGAGTCTTGGATCCGCGAATCCATCGAGAACCAGTCTTCACGCGGGTCTAAGCCAATCCCACGCGAGCGCGCAGAATGGGGGTAGAGTTGCAAGTAGACACAG GAACTGGTGTGCTTATGTGGTGACACGCACCATCAGTTGTGTGATGGAGGATGGGGTGGAGACGTATGTCAAGCCAGAATACCAGCGCTGTGCCTGGGGTCAGTGTTCCAGGGTGACGAC GTATCGGACCTACAGGAGACCCAGGTACAAGGTGGCCTACAAAATGGTAACAGAAATGGAGTGGAAGTGTTGCCACGGTTACTCGGGTGACGACTGCAGTGTGGGGTCGACAGAGGTCACTGCAGGAAGACCCCAAGTCACTCAGACAGGCTACAACACAGGAAGTGGtcaaaggggaggagagaggggaggagagg GAGACAATGACAAGATGAGGCAACTTGAGGAGAAGATCCAGAGGCTCACCAAGGACCTCCACGACATGCAGTCCACCATGCATGGCATGAACCGAAGGCTGCACGAGGACTCCAGCCG GTCAGGTGTGAATGGAGGCCGCACCCCCGCAGACGCAGCCCAGCCCCACATGAAGGAGACCATCACCAGCATCCAGACCAGGCTGGACCAGCTGTACAACCGCACCCAGGTCCACGACCAGACCctccacaacatcaacaaccacTTGGTCAACGGCAACGAGCTGGATGGTGTCGCCaaaggtggag GTGGTAGTCAGCTGGACACACTGAAGGAAAAGATCCTGcgggagctggagaggagggtgtccCTGTCCTGCTCGTCCTGCCAGGCAGGCGTGGAGGACCTGAgaaggcagcaggaggaggaccgGGACAGGATCCGGGCCCTGGAGAAGCTCCTGAGCTCCTTGGACCATCACTTCCGCCAGAGCCTGGAGATCAGccgcagggagacagagaaagtccAGGGCTGCTGCAGCTCCCTGGAAGACCTGGGGACACGGATGGGCATCCTGGAGGTCAAAGTGAGCGCCACAGCGGAAGGGTGTGATGTCATCAAAGGGCGGCTGGACAAGGAGCTgtttggagggggaggaggaggaggaggaggagggggagggagagggaaaccGACTGAGGAGAGGTTGAACGGGCGTCTGAGGGAGTTGGAAAAGAGGCTGAACAACACGATGAGGAAGACGGAGCAGAAATGTGCCAACACTGGAAACAACATGAAGGAAAACCTCCAGAGAGAAGTCACCCAGATACGCAACACGGTCTTCGGCGGCATGGACGACCACAGCTTCAAAATAGGCAAGATAGAGCTGGACCTGTCTGTCTTAGGAGACACAGTCACAGACCACAGCAGACGTCTCAGCCATCTGGAGAACGTCACTACAGTCATGGACAGGAAGCTAACATCCACCACCAACCTGTGCACAGAGTCCTGTGGGCCGGGCGGAAAGGGCAGTAAGACAGATGACACTGTCAAAACCCTGGAGTGGATGGTCATCGCTAACAAGGACGACATCCAGAAGTTTGACACCAAACTGCATGACCTGTCAGTGACCGGAGACTCTCTTTTGGACAGAGTGATGGACCTCACCCAGGATGTCAGGAGGATCAAAGACGTCACAGGAGAGGACGGAGAACGCTTCAACCGGATTGTGACAGAGGTGGAGACGCTGGGACGCGGGCTGGACGACTGTTCGGTCTGTTCCTCCGTGGAGGGCGACCTTCGCTCGTTCACCAACGCCACCAACAGCGCCCTCAAAAGGTGGGGGGTGGAACTGACCGACCTGCGAAGGAGGGTGGACTCGGATGAGACGGCCTGCTCTCAGGTGTGCTCCAacctgcaggaggaggtggggaggctgAGAGACGACGTGGAGGAGTGCACGGGGCAGTGCAAGAACGGCTTGACGGATCTGAGGGAACATCTGGAAGGCCACAGCGTTTACAAcggcaggctggggggagacCTGAAGTCTCTGCAGGGAGAGCTGTCGGGGGTCATGGTCACGTTCAGCTCCATCAACAACACCTTGAAGGGACTGGGCCGCACCGTGCAGAGACACGGGAAAACGCTCACGGATCTCAGCAACGACAAGGACAACATCATCTCAGAG GTGGAAAAGGTGCAAAGGGACTTGAAGGAGCACATTGAGAACAGCAGGGGGCGCTTTGGCAGCCTGGGCAAGGAGATCCAGCTGATCACCAGCAACTACGTGACCGAGGTGGGAGAGTGCAGGCGGGCCGGGGAGGGCCTGGACAAGAGGCTGTCCAAGATGGAGGGCATGTGTGGCCGGCTGGACTCTGTATCTGACAGcctgcagaagatcaaggagggGCTGAGCAGGCACGTGACAGGCCTCTGGAACTGTGTCAACGGGCTGAACGCTACGGTCCTGACCCACGGAGATGCTATCGAGAACATCCAGAATGTCCAGCTGGAGAACGTCCACGAGAACATCCACAGGCTGAACTCCTCTGTGGTCAACATGCTTGAGGAGTTCTACAGCTTCAGGGAACAGGACTTTGAGG GCCCACCTGGTCTCCCAGGGCCCCAGGGTGAGAGGGGCTTCCCGGGACCCAAAGGGCCCCAGGGACGGGAAGGGCCTCCAGGCAAGCAGGGCAAGGCAGGCCCAGTGGGACCCCCag GTCTCAGAGGGGAAGAAG GGTCTGCAGGCTCGGACGCCCGAGTGCCACGTCTGTCCTTCTCTGCCGCTCTAACACGTCCTATGGGCAACGCGGGGACCATCGTTTTCAACAAGGCGTTCGTCAACGAGAAGGATGTCTACAACCCACGGACAG GGTACTTCACTGCTCCAGTGAGTGGAAAGTACTTCTTCAGTGCCACGCTGACTGGCCACAAGAACGTGAAGATCGAGGCGGTCCTGTCCAAGTCCAACTACGGCATGGCTCGCGCAGACTCGGCGGGATACCAACCGGAGGGTCTGGAGAAGCCCATGGCGGAGGCCAGGctcaccccaggggccctggccGTCTTCAACATCATCCTGCCCATGAACGTAGGAGACACGGTCTGCATTGACCTGGTCACCGGCAAACTGGCCCACTCAGTGGAACCCCTCACCATCTTCAGTGGAATGCTGCTGTATGAGACTGTGTGA
- the emilin1a gene encoding EMILIN-1a isoform X2, whose product METSFIYLSLLLTLPGVSWSLGSANPSRTSLHAGLSQSHASAQNGGRVASRHRNWCAYVVTRTISCVMEDGVETYVKPEYQRCAWGQCSRVTTYRTYRRPRYKVAYKMVTEMEWKCCHGYSGDDCSVGSTEVTAGRPQVTQTGYNTGSGQRGGERGGEGDNDKMRQLEEKIQRLTKDLHDMQSTMHGMNRRLHEDSSRSGVNGGRTPADAAQPHMKETITSIQTRLDQLYNRTQVHDQTLHNINNHLVNGNELDGVAKGGSQLDTLKEKILRELERRVSLSCSSCQAGVEDLRRQQEEDRDRIRALEKLLSSLDHHFRQSLEISRRETEKVQGCCSSLEDLGTRMGILEVKVSATAEGCDVIKGRLDKELFGGGGGGGGGGGGRGKPTEERLNGRLRELEKRLNNTMRKTEQKCANTGNNMKENLQREVTQIRNTVFGGMDDHSFKIGKIELDLSVLGDTVTDHSRRLSHLENVTTVMDRKLTSTTNLCTESCGPGGKGSKTDDTVKTLEWMVIANKDDIQKFDTKLHDLSVTGDSLLDRVMDLTQDVRRIKDVTGEDGERFNRIVTEVETLGRGLDDCSVCSSVEGDLRSFTNATNSALKRWGVELTDLRRRVDSDETACSQVCSNLQEEVGRLRDDVEECTGQCKNGLTDLREHLEGHSVYNGRLGGDLKSLQGELSGVMVTFSSINNTLKGLGRTVQRHGKTLTDLSNDKDNIISEVEKVQRDLKEHIENSRGRFGSLGKEIQLITSNYVTEVGECRRAGEGLDKRLSKMEGMCGRLDSVSDSLQKIKEGLSRHVTGLWNCVNGLNATVLTHGDAIENIQNVQLENVHENIHRLNSSVVNMLEEFYSFREQDFEGPPGLPGPQGERGFPGPKGPQGREGPPGKQGKAGPVGPPGLRGEEGSAGSDARVPRLSFSAALTRPMGNAGTIVFNKAFVNEKDVYNPRTGYFTAPVSGKYFFSATLTGHKNVKIEAVLSKSNYGMARADSAGYQPEGLEKPMAEARLTPGALAVFNIILPMNVGDTVCIDLVTGKLAHSVEPLTIFSGMLLYETV is encoded by the exons ATGGAGACGTCATTTATATACCTGTCGCTTTTATTGACACTACCTGGAGTAAGTTGGAGTCTTGGATCCGCGAATCCATCGAGAACCAGTCTTCACGCGGGTCTAAGCCAATCCCACGCGAGCGCGCAGAATGGGGGTAGAGTTGCAAGTAGACACAG GAACTGGTGTGCTTATGTGGTGACACGCACCATCAGTTGTGTGATGGAGGATGGGGTGGAGACGTATGTCAAGCCAGAATACCAGCGCTGTGCCTGGGGTCAGTGTTCCAGGGTGACGAC GTATCGGACCTACAGGAGACCCAGGTACAAGGTGGCCTACAAAATGGTAACAGAAATGGAGTGGAAGTGTTGCCACGGTTACTCGGGTGACGACTGCAGTGTGGGGTCGACAGAGGTCACTGCAGGAAGACCCCAAGTCACTCAGACAGGCTACAACACAGGAAGTGGtcaaaggggaggagagaggggaggagagg GAGACAATGACAAGATGAGGCAACTTGAGGAGAAGATCCAGAGGCTCACCAAGGACCTCCACGACATGCAGTCCACCATGCATGGCATGAACCGAAGGCTGCACGAGGACTCCAGCCG GTCAGGTGTGAATGGAGGCCGCACCCCCGCAGACGCAGCCCAGCCCCACATGAAGGAGACCATCACCAGCATCCAGACCAGGCTGGACCAGCTGTACAACCGCACCCAGGTCCACGACCAGACCctccacaacatcaacaaccacTTGGTCAACGGCAACGAGCTGGATGGTGTCGCCaaag GTGGTAGTCAGCTGGACACACTGAAGGAAAAGATCCTGcgggagctggagaggagggtgtccCTGTCCTGCTCGTCCTGCCAGGCAGGCGTGGAGGACCTGAgaaggcagcaggaggaggaccgGGACAGGATCCGGGCCCTGGAGAAGCTCCTGAGCTCCTTGGACCATCACTTCCGCCAGAGCCTGGAGATCAGccgcagggagacagagaaagtccAGGGCTGCTGCAGCTCCCTGGAAGACCTGGGGACACGGATGGGCATCCTGGAGGTCAAAGTGAGCGCCACAGCGGAAGGGTGTGATGTCATCAAAGGGCGGCTGGACAAGGAGCTgtttggagggggaggaggaggaggaggaggagggggagggagagggaaaccGACTGAGGAGAGGTTGAACGGGCGTCTGAGGGAGTTGGAAAAGAGGCTGAACAACACGATGAGGAAGACGGAGCAGAAATGTGCCAACACTGGAAACAACATGAAGGAAAACCTCCAGAGAGAAGTCACCCAGATACGCAACACGGTCTTCGGCGGCATGGACGACCACAGCTTCAAAATAGGCAAGATAGAGCTGGACCTGTCTGTCTTAGGAGACACAGTCACAGACCACAGCAGACGTCTCAGCCATCTGGAGAACGTCACTACAGTCATGGACAGGAAGCTAACATCCACCACCAACCTGTGCACAGAGTCCTGTGGGCCGGGCGGAAAGGGCAGTAAGACAGATGACACTGTCAAAACCCTGGAGTGGATGGTCATCGCTAACAAGGACGACATCCAGAAGTTTGACACCAAACTGCATGACCTGTCAGTGACCGGAGACTCTCTTTTGGACAGAGTGATGGACCTCACCCAGGATGTCAGGAGGATCAAAGACGTCACAGGAGAGGACGGAGAACGCTTCAACCGGATTGTGACAGAGGTGGAGACGCTGGGACGCGGGCTGGACGACTGTTCGGTCTGTTCCTCCGTGGAGGGCGACCTTCGCTCGTTCACCAACGCCACCAACAGCGCCCTCAAAAGGTGGGGGGTGGAACTGACCGACCTGCGAAGGAGGGTGGACTCGGATGAGACGGCCTGCTCTCAGGTGTGCTCCAacctgcaggaggaggtggggaggctgAGAGACGACGTGGAGGAGTGCACGGGGCAGTGCAAGAACGGCTTGACGGATCTGAGGGAACATCTGGAAGGCCACAGCGTTTACAAcggcaggctggggggagacCTGAAGTCTCTGCAGGGAGAGCTGTCGGGGGTCATGGTCACGTTCAGCTCCATCAACAACACCTTGAAGGGACTGGGCCGCACCGTGCAGAGACACGGGAAAACGCTCACGGATCTCAGCAACGACAAGGACAACATCATCTCAGAG GTGGAAAAGGTGCAAAGGGACTTGAAGGAGCACATTGAGAACAGCAGGGGGCGCTTTGGCAGCCTGGGCAAGGAGATCCAGCTGATCACCAGCAACTACGTGACCGAGGTGGGAGAGTGCAGGCGGGCCGGGGAGGGCCTGGACAAGAGGCTGTCCAAGATGGAGGGCATGTGTGGCCGGCTGGACTCTGTATCTGACAGcctgcagaagatcaaggagggGCTGAGCAGGCACGTGACAGGCCTCTGGAACTGTGTCAACGGGCTGAACGCTACGGTCCTGACCCACGGAGATGCTATCGAGAACATCCAGAATGTCCAGCTGGAGAACGTCCACGAGAACATCCACAGGCTGAACTCCTCTGTGGTCAACATGCTTGAGGAGTTCTACAGCTTCAGGGAACAGGACTTTGAGG GCCCACCTGGTCTCCCAGGGCCCCAGGGTGAGAGGGGCTTCCCGGGACCCAAAGGGCCCCAGGGACGGGAAGGGCCTCCAGGCAAGCAGGGCAAGGCAGGCCCAGTGGGACCCCCag GTCTCAGAGGGGAAGAAG GGTCTGCAGGCTCGGACGCCCGAGTGCCACGTCTGTCCTTCTCTGCCGCTCTAACACGTCCTATGGGCAACGCGGGGACCATCGTTTTCAACAAGGCGTTCGTCAACGAGAAGGATGTCTACAACCCACGGACAG GGTACTTCACTGCTCCAGTGAGTGGAAAGTACTTCTTCAGTGCCACGCTGACTGGCCACAAGAACGTGAAGATCGAGGCGGTCCTGTCCAAGTCCAACTACGGCATGGCTCGCGCAGACTCGGCGGGATACCAACCGGAGGGTCTGGAGAAGCCCATGGCGGAGGCCAGGctcaccccaggggccctggccGTCTTCAACATCATCCTGCCCATGAACGTAGGAGACACGGTCTGCATTGACCTGGTCACCGGCAAACTGGCCCACTCAGTGGAACCCCTCACCATCTTCAGTGGAATGCTGCTGTATGAGACTGTGTGA